The proteins below are encoded in one region of Phycisphaerae bacterium:
- a CDS encoding alkaline phosphatase has translation MSSQARTTSGITAAVLVGLGLIVVGSSALSRSVSDPTLEAADRSPGGKSPAIPQRESAWYREARRAVERARDQAPVTGKARNVVLFVGDGMGIATVTAARILEGQRNNGSGEENALSFEKLPYTALVKTYNTDQQVADSAGTMTAMVTGVKCRAGVLSVDERAPRGDFVAAKGRELLTILEWAEQRGLSTGVVTTTRVTHATPGACYAHTPERDWESDANLPDAARAAGFPDIARQLIEFPYGDGLEVAMGGGRMAFLPNNMPDPEYPDKPKLSGKRLDGRDLTKEWMRRSNAAYVWNKAQFEAAQPAETSHLLGLFEPDHMQYEHGRRGDGAGEPALHEMTAKAIDILSRNPQGYFLMVEGGRIDHAHHLNNPYRALDDTIEFARAVRAAVEKTNRQETLIIVTADHSHTMTIAGYGVRGNPILGKVIVADPATGVTSLGKDELGLPYTALSYANGPGYTGASRGTEEGTKTIPPADWGFKGIAKGRPDLTLLTTELPDYVSEATVPLESETHGGEDVPLYADGPQAHLFHGAIEQNVIFHVMVEAYGWSP, from the coding sequence ATGTCTTCCCAAGCAAGAACAACATCAGGCATTACGGCCGCCGTCCTGGTTGGCCTGGGGCTCATTGTTGTGGGGTCTTCGGCCTTGAGCCGAAGCGTGTCCGATCCGACGCTCGAGGCGGCTGATCGATCACCCGGCGGGAAATCGCCGGCGATCCCCCAGCGCGAGAGTGCGTGGTACCGCGAAGCGCGACGCGCTGTGGAGCGGGCCAGAGACCAGGCACCGGTCACCGGCAAGGCCCGAAACGTCGTCCTTTTCGTGGGCGACGGCATGGGCATAGCCACGGTTACGGCCGCGCGGATTCTCGAAGGACAGAGGAACAACGGGTCCGGCGAGGAAAATGCGCTGAGCTTCGAGAAACTCCCGTATACCGCACTCGTCAAGACCTACAACACCGACCAGCAGGTAGCGGACTCGGCCGGAACGATGACCGCCATGGTTACCGGAGTGAAATGCCGTGCGGGGGTTTTGTCCGTGGATGAGCGGGCTCCACGAGGGGATTTTGTCGCAGCGAAGGGTCGTGAACTGCTCACCATCCTGGAATGGGCGGAGCAACGGGGACTCTCCACGGGGGTCGTAACGACCACGCGCGTCACGCACGCCACACCCGGCGCCTGCTACGCCCACACGCCCGAGCGGGACTGGGAAAGCGACGCCAACCTCCCCGACGCGGCGCGCGCGGCCGGCTTCCCGGACATCGCCCGGCAACTCATCGAGTTTCCGTACGGCGACGGCCTGGAAGTCGCCATGGGCGGCGGCCGCATGGCCTTCCTTCCCAACAACATGCCTGATCCGGAGTACCCCGACAAGCCCAAACTGAGCGGCAAACGGCTCGACGGGCGTGACCTTACGAAAGAGTGGATGCGGCGCTCGAATGCGGCCTACGTATGGAACAAGGCCCAATTCGAAGCTGCTCAACCGGCGGAGACGAGCCATCTGCTCGGTCTCTTCGAGCCCGATCACATGCAGTACGAACACGGTCGTCGGGGCGACGGCGCCGGTGAGCCCGCCCTGCACGAGATGACCGCCAAGGCCATCGACATTCTGTCGCGGAACCCCCAAGGGTATTTCCTCATGGTTGAAGGCGGCCGGATCGACCACGCCCATCACCTGAACAACCCCTATCGGGCGCTCGACGACACGATTGAATTCGCCCGGGCGGTGCGGGCGGCCGTGGAGAAAACGAATCGACAGGAGACCCTCATCATCGTCACGGCCGACCATAGCCACACGATGACGATCGCTGGTTACGGGGTGCGCGGGAATCCGATTCTTGGAAAGGTCATTGTGGCCGACCCGGCAACGGGCGTGACCTCGCTGGGCAAGGATGAGCTCGGCCTGCCGTATACCGCGCTGTCGTACGCGAACGGACCGGGGTACACGGGCGCATCGAGGGGCACGGAGGAGGGAACCAAGACGATTCCGCCTGCCGACTGGGGTTTCAAGGGCATCGCCAAAGGGCGTCCCGACCTGACGCTCCTGACGACCGAACTCCCCGATTACGTCAGCGAGGCCACGGTTCCACTGGAGTCGGAAACGCACGGCGGCGAGGACGTTCCCCTGTACGCCGACGGTCCGCAGGCCCACCTCTTCCATGGGGCCATCGAGCAGAACGTCATCTTCCATGTCATGGTCGAGGCATACGGCTGGTCGCCGTAA
- a CDS encoding serine/threonine protein kinase: MSSFDDTQLARLVVERKLCSSNEVEFVLNEQRHLLEKKGKRHTLQELLLNHGYITHSQVNRLSMAMDEDSMYRPAQQIPGFQILSKVGQGAMAVVFKAKQLSLDRVVAIKVLPKRLSENPEFVERFYREGRAAARLNHPHIVQAYDVGESSGYHYFVMEYIDGQTVHELLTDGRPLAEQDAVRIVRQVAEALAHAHRVGLIHRDVKPKNVMLTKEGIVKLADMGLAREVNDYVTATAEAGRAYGTPYYISPEQIRGEITIDGRADIYALGATFYHMVAGKVPFDGSSPSAVMHKHLKEQLVPPDHINHSLSSGCGEIIEVMMAKSADERYPSMEEVLMDLEAISKGEPPLQARKRYDHELLQTLATRGKRIEEPDEKDADAHKGPGVPPQLVLALGVFLGLSILLNILLFVTGR; this comes from the coding sequence ATGTCGAGCTTTGACGACACTCAACTGGCGCGACTGGTCGTCGAACGCAAGCTCTGCTCGTCCAACGAGGTGGAGTTTGTGCTCAATGAACAGCGCCACCTGCTCGAGAAGAAGGGCAAGCGGCACACCCTCCAGGAACTTCTCCTCAACCACGGCTACATCACGCATTCGCAGGTCAATCGCCTGAGCATGGCGATGGACGAGGATTCGATGTACCGCCCGGCTCAGCAGATCCCGGGATTTCAGATCCTCAGCAAAGTGGGGCAGGGGGCGATGGCCGTGGTCTTCAAGGCCAAGCAGCTCAGCCTCGATCGCGTCGTGGCCATCAAGGTGCTTCCCAAGCGACTGAGCGAGAACCCCGAATTCGTTGAGCGGTTCTACCGCGAAGGTCGCGCCGCCGCCCGCCTCAATCACCCGCACATCGTGCAGGCCTACGACGTCGGCGAATCGAGCGGCTATCACTATTTCGTGATGGAGTACATCGACGGGCAGACCGTCCACGAGCTGCTTACCGATGGTCGGCCGCTGGCCGAACAGGACGCCGTGCGAATTGTCCGGCAGGTTGCGGAAGCCTTGGCCCATGCCCACCGCGTCGGGCTCATTCACCGCGACGTTAAGCCCAAGAACGTCATGTTGACCAAGGAGGGCATTGTCAAACTCGCCGATATGGGTCTCGCGCGCGAGGTGAATGATTACGTGACCGCCACGGCCGAGGCGGGACGCGCCTACGGTACACCCTATTACATCAGCCCCGAGCAGATCCGCGGGGAGATCACCATCGACGGCCGAGCCGATATCTACGCGCTCGGCGCGACCTTTTATCACATGGTGGCCGGCAAGGTACCTTTCGACGGAAGTTCGCCGTCGGCTGTCATGCACAAACATCTCAAGGAACAGCTTGTTCCCCCGGACCACATCAATCATTCACTTTCGTCGGGTTGCGGCGAGATCATCGAAGTGATGATGGCCAAGAGTGCGGACGAGCGTTACCCGTCGATGGAAGAGGTCCTGATGGACCTCGAGGCCATTTCCAAGGGTGAGCCGCCGCTTCAGGCCCGCAAGCGCTACGACCACGAACTTCTTCAGACGCTGGCCACACGCGGGAAGCGCATCGAAGAGCCGGATGAAAAGGACGCGGATGCGCACAAGGGCCCCGGCGTGCCACCCCAATTGGTGCTCGCTCTCGGCGTCTTTCTGGGGCTGTCGATTCTGCTGAATATCCTGCTGTTTGTCACCGGGCGGTAG